A genomic region of Plectropomus leopardus isolate mb unplaced genomic scaffold, YSFRI_Pleo_2.0 unplaced_scaffold9643, whole genome shotgun sequence contains the following coding sequences:
- the LOC121940866 gene encoding ras GTPase-activating protein nGAP-like: GNLVLLLLLVLLVLLVLPPQYELEISRLKERLRVSGRRLEEYERRLLAQEQQMQKLLLEYKHRLEDSEERLRRQQEEKDSQMKSIICRYDKLRPSGKRR, encoded by the coding sequence GGTAaccttgtcctcctcctcctcctcgtcctcctcgtcctcctcgtcctccccCCTCAGTATGAGCTGGAGATCTCCCGGCTGAAGGAGCGTCTGCGGGTGTCCGGCCGGCGTCTGGAGGAGTACGAGCGGCGGCTGCTGGCTCAggagcagcagatgcagaagctgctgctggagtACAAACACCGTCTGGAGGACAGCGAGGAGCGTCTGAGgagacagcaggaggagaaggacaGCCAGATGAAGAGCATCATCTGCAGGTACGACAAGCTCCGCCCCTCTGGGAAACGCAGg